In the genome of Streptomyces aquilus, the window CGCCGGGCCCCATCCGGTAAGGGGCACCGGAGAGGACGAGAGCCTTGAGGACCTCCCAGTCCGTGTTGCTGATGCCGAGGGCGGAGGTCTGGCGGCCGTAGGCGACGTTCATCCGGCGGTTCAGTCGCGACAGTGCCGAGACGATCTGCTCGACCTGGGGGTCGAGGTCCTGGAACTCGCGCTGGTAGGCGGCGATCTGTTCCTCGAGTGTCGGCTCGCCGCCGATGTGGAGACTGCCGGGACCGCCGGGGGTGTCAGCCATGGTCGCAGTATGGCACGCGGTCGCTTGGCGTTGAAGTCCTTCTCTGTGTACTCTTTAGGTCTGAACTTTAGCTTCGAAGTCTTCGGTTCTAAGTACTGAGGGACTCCAACTACCTGAGAGAGGTGAACGTGACCAGGGCGATGGGCGCAGCGATGCGCCGGATTCACGTGGGTAACGCACTCAGCGCGTTCGGGCTCGGCTTCACCGTCCCCTACCTGTACGTCTATGTGGCGCAGGTGCGGGGCCTTGGAGCCATGACGGCGGGGCTCGTCCTCGCCGTCTTCGCCGTGGCCGCGCTGATCGTGCTGCCGTTCGCCGGCCGGGCGATCGTGCGGCGTGGCCCGCTTCCGGTGTTGCTCGTCGCCCTGGTCACTGCCGCGCTGGGCGCGCTGAGCCTGGGGCTCGCGAGCAACGCGACCACCGTCCTGCTGTCGGCGGCCGCGCTGGGCGCCGGGCAGGCCGTGATGCAGCCCGCCCTGGCGACGATGATCGTGGACTGCTCCACGTCGGAGACCCGCTCCCGGGCCTTCGCGATGCAGTTCTTCCTCCAGAACCTCGGGCTCGGCGTCGGCGGACTCATCGGCGGTCACCTCGTCGACACCACGGACGTCTCCTCGTTCACCCTCCTCTTCGCGATCGAGGCGGCGATGTTCCTGCTGCTCGCCGTGGTGATGGCGACGGTGCGGATGCCGCGCGCGCCGCGGGTCGAGGGTGCGCCGTCCGCTTCCGCCAAGGGCAGCTGGAAGCAGCTGCTGGGGAACCGGGCGATGGTGCAGCTGTGCGTGCTGGGCTTCGTGCTGTTCTTCGCCTGCTACGGCCAGTTCGAGTCGGGCCTGAGCGCGTACGGCGTCGAGGCGGCCGGGATCTCCACGTCCGCGCTGGGGACGGCGCTGGCCGCCAACACGGCGA includes:
- a CDS encoding MDR family MFS transporter; translated protein: MGAAMRRIHVGNALSAFGLGFTVPYLYVYVAQVRGLGAMTAGLVLAVFAVAALIVLPFAGRAIVRRGPLPVLLVALVTAALGALSLGLASNATTVLLSAAALGAGQAVMQPALATMIVDCSTSETRSRAFAMQFFLQNLGLGVGGLIGGHLVDTTDVSSFTLLFAIEAAMFLLLAVVMATVRMPRAPRVEGAPSASAKGSWKQLLGNRAMVQLCVLGFVLFFACYGQFESGLSAYGVEAAGISTSALGTALAANTAMIVVAQFAVLKFVERRRRSRVIAAVGIIWSVAWVVAGYAGLGHGSQAMATAAFVSTYALFGLGEAMLSPTVAPLVADLAPTGMAGQYNSAFALVKQLALAVGPAIGGPMGASLHAPYIVTFLLFSVGITYLALRLGRQLTPAQDHPWRARSRVVAQGGTQQESVAA